Within the Lytechinus pictus isolate F3 Inbred unplaced genomic scaffold, Lp3.0 scaffold_239, whole genome shotgun sequence genome, the region ATTTACTCCAAATGTACCTTGTCTACAGTTACCCAGTGGGGTGACACGACGTCATTTCCTCCTGTGAGAAATGCCCCGGGCtagcttaatttcgtctaagatgcagggttggggttagggctGCATGCAATATGGTTTTATTTTAGGTTTAGTGTTAGGTTCAGGGTAGAGTATattgttaaacccagggttgaagttggtcgtTTGATTAGTGTGAGGAATTTACAGCAGAGCAATTattgccagagcaaatgtcatggaatcaAGTGGTGGGTGATGCGGCACGAATGCGTACGAATTCATGAATTCCATTTTCAAAGACCCGACTATTGTTTCATGTGATGAAGCAACAAGTCAGTTATATTCTCTGACTATATATATTTCTGCGCCAATCAGATGTGTAGATTTCAGTAGATTACAAGAGTTGTCGGTGAAAATTAGCGACTATTTGTTTCTTGAAAAGCTCCCCGGTGGCAGGAACGCCGGGTCGTTGTTGCCCTAGCTGTTTCGTATATAACATCATTTGCTACTTCTTGACAATAAGTGGAATAAAGTGTGATCTATCTTCTaaataatgaatatcatcatttcATGATCAACGATCGATTCCTATCGGGCGAATGTCGTTATAGGTGCCACAATCGCTTTCGAAATCAGGACTGAACGTACGTTCGGACAGTAAGAAAATGTAATCACTACAAATTATAGACTCAATCCACCCTGCCAGTTATATTTATACCATTATACCTATAGTTTTCTACCTATTGTCTCAGTTCGTTagttcctttcccccttttataAATAAGTGTGGAAACAGTGGAAAAATTACAGAGAAACTCGAttaaaattatcacaaaaacaatttataaatcaaGGCAGAAAGACAGATGACGAGCGGTGTAGCTTGAAGGTGTTGCGCTGATGAAAATCCATTGTACGCTACGATTCCTGTCAGCCACTCTGCAGATTTTTTCTGCGTTCGGCGTCGATCAGGATCCTCAAAATCAACGTAATGAAGTCCGAAGCGCTGACTGTAACCGGAAGTCCACTCAAAGTTGTCCATGAGTGACCAAGCAAAATAGCCAACGAGGTTCACACCATCATACATTTGAGCTTTATAGGGCAGAAAAGGATAAAGAGTGTTATTCAAATATAGCAAAATGATCAAGAAAATGAGTGTGTACGTGactataaaaaaagaatattgatgATACAACAGATTTAGTTTATATGCTAAAGAAAAGATCAGTTGACACAATCTACTTCTCcaaatcaacatacatgtagaacataTCAGATCCTGAAGTGAAATACCGATGTCCCATATTGATGTATACTCCCTTTCTTTAGAcaatgatttcaagttcggtgttgaccttttggtgtttgtgttaggtcaattttaacatgattatAACGCCAAACATAacatgaagatggtcccgaaaagtcactcactagttatTGAGaagtcaataatgtgatctggatcagttttacaaaatcTGAATAAGTTTTAGAGCTGGGGGAAGCAAtacaaatttcaacaccaacaccaaggccaacaccggacttgaattCCCCCAATGGATTCAAATAATTATTAAGGGTCAATCTAAAAATGAGACTGGAGGAACGCTTGATTTGGCCGATTTGATTACTTTCAGCTGGGTCCCTTATTTACACTTGGGAATTTTGAGAGTAGGGGAATGCCATGCAGAGACTTATTGGTTAAATAAGTGCATAAAGGGGGGTCAAATAAAGGGGTAGTTtttaaagactggtcaatggtcaatcgcagggtcaaacgtatttaggatATGCTTTTTtctaaagcttttttttttaagactagccaaacgtgtttagggtatttttttcccccaaagctTTTTCCCGGGGTCAtatggcgacaacttgtttaggggccaaaatgtgtaaataaagcccgcgaaaaacttgtttaggtggttattttgcacacaggggatgtttgaaaaataatttggctacgcgtgtgtacagtaatacatttgactgccccccccccccctccgggggATAGAATGATGGTTGATATCGCCAACTTCTATTATAGTTGAGACTGCAATCAGTCGTAATCACCACAATACAGGACCATGGagtaaataattgaaataagttATTTTACTTTCCACAAGCTCTACATTTGATGGTCAGAAATTTATGTGATCTCATATGAAATCGATATTATCTAATTGCCACTGATGAATCACAAGTAGAACTCAATAAACCTACCTTTAAGGGCTTCATTAAGGTAAGCTTGGTAGAATGTGACCCTTGCATCGTCTTCAAGGTTGAACTCATCCGGGGTAGAAACACCATTCTCAGTGATGTAGATGTCGATATCATCATACTCATTCTTGACCCAGTTTAGGAGACCTCTCAAACCCCAAGGAACTGGTCGGAGCCATTCAGAAGCAGACGTCGGCCAATTTTCCGGTTGGTTTCGCTCCACATCCTGCAGAGGTAATACATTGTAATATAAATGAATTGACTTTCATGACGAAGTGATGTGCGCTGGGTTTCTAGCTGAATTCAGAACGTAGTAGGCCTATGATTTATGTTAAAATGATCCTTGAGTCACactttggcccgaattcacaacaacggtggtttttaaaaccatcggttgaacctatggtttatgcagattgtCTGTATAATACAATCGTATCATCTGCATAAAGAAGTGTAAATAAATCTAAACATATTCTCTTCGTCAGTAAAAACAAGTTCATTAACAGCTAAAGAAAGAGAATCAAGGCTTGGGTACCtctgagataaaaaaaaaaaaaagtcatttaaaaACAACGAAAACAATTTAGGCGACAAATTTTCACCCTGTTTTAcaactatttttgttttgaaaaaaatctgatttaaattgTCACATGAAACGTAGGACTTCGACTTTTTATAAATGTCTTTAATTACACGCAGCAATTTCCATTAATTCCATGTTGAATTAATTTCAACCATAATGATGATCTatcatcaaatcatttttttataatcaacaAAAGCTGTGTACACTCTTTTCCTTCTCTAAAAATACCAGTCAATAATGGCGTGTAATGAAAATTTTTTATCCATGGTGGAATAACTACTCTTAAAATCAGTTTGTTCTTCACCGAGCAAGCTTTGAGAATAATGAAAATGGTTATTCAATCATTTAACACCGCTGTGAATAGCTTTCCAACGCAACTTAATAATGCGATCCCCCTATAAATGTCTACACCAGCGAGTCTCAACCGGTGGGCCGCGAATTAGCTCTCTCCGGTGGGCCGCGAAAAGTtccagaggaataaaaaaaatagggaaaatgtattatttcatgTCCGAAAATGTTTTGTTTGATCGGTCTTTGTGTGTCAAACAAAGCTGGGGCACGCTTTGATCATGCAATGCATGTTTCgataaacatgcacatgatgGTTTCGATCTAACTTTGATGTGAACCTCTCAGGcctcatgtgcatgcatatttTGTTTGCAGTTAATTGTCGCCCTCTGCGAATGCAGTCAGTTCTCAAACTCTCTATTTCGAATGTGCTTGagctttatattcaaatttcacGAAACATCAAATAGACGACCGTGTTTTAGAGCGAAAGGGTGAGGGAGGAAACACATCTACTGTTGGAAAGTCTCAGAAGGAAACTGTAAGAAAATATTACCCTGAATACATTAAGTTTGAATTCATCATGACTGGCAGTCATGATGCTGTTTCAATTGCTTAATTACTTCCGATATATCAATCACCCTGTCCAATTCCTATGTTGAAAAATCTTTATACAGATATGTTACAGAATCATTATTGCTTGATGTTACGTTACCACTACCTAAACttttgaaatgaacaaaaaaaattgtctatTCATGATGCATAGACTGtactttacaatgatgaccaatCATAATGTTACGGtgtgaaaaaagagaaaatttaaatAGGTTGAAATGTACAAAACTATGTATGGCTACTTTCACAGTCATAATCTAAAGCTTAAAGCATAACTCCACAACCTCCACGGTGATACCTTATACTTGGGCCTCTAAAATCAAACACAAAGTCATGAAGGAATTAATGTTTaattattgaatttcatttttatgctAGTTTTTCTGATTTCTTTGGTAAAAGTCCCTTCTAACATGGATCAATACAAGAAATCTACAAAACCTGACATCCGAATCTCACCTGGTCACCCTCATAATTGGGATCTCCTGATGTAACTTTATGTTTGCACACGGTCGTAGTGTAGCTGTTCAGCCCAAAGAAGTCTCCTGTACCCTTGATGTACTGTTTCTCCTCCTCAGTGAACTCTGGAAGACGAGACTCGGGAAGACCTTGCTCCTGACTCTTGTTACCGACCTGCCACTTCATCACATCTGGATAGTCACCGTTCTTCAATATTGGGTGCGCGAACCttcaaaatgacataaaaagGTATCATTAAGTCTTCAAggagacaaaattttgaaattgaatattgaGAATGGTTTATGAATTATTTACCAAGACTTAACTCTTTACGAATAATATTGATGTATCAAATAAGCTAGTGCTAAGACAAGCTTTGATTAGAAGAGGAAAGCGGAAGATGGAGAGAATATTAAAAATCGTAAGATTAATAAAACAACCGTTTCCACATTCTAACAAACACTGATTGGATGTGTTTCATCGGGCAATTTACGCCTCAAGATATTGCATCTCGTAATTACCACcgcactctaaaaaatattgggtaaaaatgctccatgagggtaattgtgtatccaaccaacattgggcatttcttttgggcatttttatttatccagtgtgatgacaattttgctaattttaaaataattgctgcttattttttaaccttattggacaatatgcttcccgcattgggtaaaacactgccccaaattggtttgatacgtaattaccctcgtgctggtaaaaattttgcccaatatttttAACAGTGCGTGAATGCTAATTCATGAAGGCTATAGCGCCATGTGATCCAAATAAAGGAATGTGTATACGGGTCTGAGGATAGAAACTCCACCTAATAGTTCAAACAGGCAAAATTGTGGACTGTGACTGGATACATACCATCCTGCTGTGAACTGCATGTATCTTACAGCAGCTCCGATGTCCTCTTCATTCTCAGGGTCTTTTGGTTGTCCAAAGTCGGTACTAAGGGTGATGGAGACCTTGCCACCATATTGAGAAAAGTAGTTATTTTTGTAGGTGTTGTATGCTTTTGCATGGGCCTTGATGATAGTATGGGCTGCACGGTATGGAGCGTATCCAGGGCTGACTATACCAGGGGCGAAGACGCCTATCCCATAACCGAGCCATGTCACCACATAGGGTTCGTTGAACGTAATCCAGATATTAacctaataaaaaagataattagTTGGATTAATTATTAAGAGTATGATGAGCTGAAAATGTACAATTCCTGCCAAATGCATTATCaagtctattttatttttatttgttttatcaagAAGATTGAGATTTTCTACCGGCGCCCGCCTCAAGCATCCGGGGGTTCTCCAGATTGTTCCTCTGGAATCTCTCGATCTAGAAGCTCTCGGTGAGCACTCTTGGAAATCTCTGGAATTTCCCTAGAAGCTATCTGAGAGCTCTCTGTGAGCACGTTTGGAGATCTCTGGAATCTCTTTAGAAGCTCCCTGAGAGCTCTCTGTGAGAACTCTTGGAGATCTCTGGAATTTCTCTAGAAGCTCTCTGAGAGCTCTATAATAGGGGCTCTGTGTGAGCAATTTTTGAGATATCTGAAATTTCTCTAG harbors:
- the LOC135159392 gene encoding lactase/phlorizin hydrolase-like yields the protein MAVHKKEINSVFIILTVYLHLTSGEFSYPDVFDDPERDTLISGQFPDGFAWGSATSAYQVEGGWNEDGKGESIWDTFSHEGRIYNNQTGDVACDSYHKYTEDVQLVKAIGLTHYRFSISWPRILPQGTLAGGINQAGLDYYTDLIDELIANDIEPVVTLYHWDLPQVLQDDYGGWENDTLADLFNDYANLCFAEYASKVNIWITFNEPYVVTWLGYGIGVFAPGIVSPGYAPYRAAHTIIKAHAKAYNTYKNNYFSQYGGKVSITLSTDFGQPKDPENEEDIGAAVRYMQFTAGWFAHPILKNGDYPDVMKWQVGNKSQEQGLPESRLPEFTEEEKQYIKGTGDFFGLNSYTTTVCKHKVTSGDPNYEGDQDVERNQPENWPTSASEWLRPVPWGLRGLLNWVKNEYDDIDIYITENGVSTPDEFNLEDDARVTFYQAYLNEALKAQMYDGVNLVGYFAWSLMDNFEWTSGYSQRFGLHYVDFEDPDRRRTQKKSAEWLTGIVAYNGFSSAQHLQATPLVICLSALIYKLFL